attaaaattttaattattattgttattgttattattatttattttattattattatttatattattgttattattattattattattttcatattattttattattattattatatattattattattatttataattattatatattattattattattaatattttatttattattgttactgttattgttatttattttattattattattattattattattatttatttttattattacttcttatcattatatataattattattattattatatattattattattattataattattatttataaacaatttgtgatattaaagaaatatgtgaatgatagcaaaatataattacttatggatgtaaaatataaattaattttgtttcatttttttaagtataaaaaccttaaattaatcaacttttatcatgttaacaacttttaagggtatttcagacattttggtTAAAAAGTGCGTACCAGCagttatttgccaaacacatcaacaactttttttttaacttcagcgcttttatccaaacacataactacttattttaGAAATAAGTTCCAGCACtatcaaaagtactttttaaaagcTACTTTTTTAAGCTCATCCAAACGGGTTCTAAATCTGGCCATGCTAAATTACAAATTTGTGGACAATATAACCATTGTTGAACAAGTTATCTTGCTGCATCAAACACTTGAGACGTAGGCAAAACCACTTGTTCAACAATGATTctgttgtaaaaaaaaaattagtttgtaCTGCCTGAGCACTTATTTTGCTTATTAATTGTCTGGCTTAATACTCTTTTGGCTATCAGTCGATCCCTAGGTAAAGCCTAAACACATGCAAATTATCCTAGATGTTTTTTGATGCTATAATCAGAACAATTATATTCATTTCTTATTTCTCACAGTGAGGACAATGATGTGTGTACCATTCACTGGTTCTTAAAAGTAGACAGCATCATTTGGATATACAAGAgagatttttcattttcttgtgaCAAACAAGagactttattaaaaaaaaattagacaagggaatatgattttattaatttttaaccGTGCATGTCTTCTGTTTCGAGGAACAAACATTGGTGAGCTGAAGCTCGTGTAAATTTGAGCATTAGACGAATCTCTTTCAATTAAGATCCATGTTTGGGATGTGTACTTCTCTccaatattcttttcttttccctctCTTCTTTTCCCTTATCAAGAACTTGGAAGAAAGAGTTGTGTTTTGTCAATAATCTGTATTGTTtgtttacttttctttttcttataaaatgttgtaagaatttttagtttcttactTTATTTAAACTTTCATACAAACAACAAAGGGCTATTGACATTCCTCTCTAACTAAGGCGCAATTTTGTAGTATATTTGTAAATATAAATTTGCATTCCTTGCAATTTTGgtatacaaataatttttatttcaaatatctcgtaataatttaatttttctcaagtaaaatgtattaaaaatgttCCTTAATCAATTTGTTGGGCCCGTGCATAGCACGGGTTGCACTAATCTAGTAGTATATACAAAGTCATTTCTTAACAAAGATATATTACCTCTAAACAACAAATTGAAGGGTGTTATCTATCTATTTAACTATTTGGATTGTTCATTGaatatattcatgaattacTTGAATTCACGTATGTACATTTTCAAGGTGATATGATCCACTGTGGATAAACATGTATCTATTAATTTGGTGACATTTGAGAATGATATCTCatcactataaatagagatatcactcaccatttgaatagaagaaaaatcTTCTCTCTTCCATCTTATTtctcttgttttcttctctttatattatattcCTCGTTAAAAGAAAACgtgaacttgaagttcaaggaataatttttttttgcataatgttgcaaatttATTGCTAGATGAATTTACTGACCCTATGttataattcagctgcaaatgctccaacgAAAAGTCCTTGAAGGAAAGAGTGTATGATACGCCTaaagcgtaatagaccaatctATTCCAAATGTAACATTTCTTGAAGAAGGAGAGgagaaaatgatcaatatggtcatgataatgaggcaagtgctataagAGAGCACcacgacataacacttcataaaaccttggaaaaagttcaggtacctgaaaatgatgaaaaatgaagagatctcaataagttatgtcatgttggaatcgatatcaaataaccgtcgatggtatctttgatatgaggtagcgtTCAATGAAATAAATTGTAACAGGGATCTTGAATTTAAATCTGTCATAGAGTGTTGACAGATAAATGATTGGCAAAGTAGTtgcataattcaagtatattttgttttacttagaaAAGTGACTTTTTGGATTGACAGTCCATAAATCAAGATGTAATGTCAGTagggtacaaataaattattataagatACTATAACCGTTAGATATCAAGTACGGCTTGTGCCTTGGAGATGTTTTTTCCTATGATGGATGCAATGagatttgttttgattttacaatatattgaaaaacttgaatACATATAATGGATAATTatcatgtctagctagacaacaatgaaggttatatagAAATCCATGAAGTAATCGGGGTGCCTGAAACATATAAAAGTtcgaaagaaactttttcaataaagcttcaagaatccttaaATAAGTTGAAATAGTCAAGTaagaaaagggtacaaaagaatgaccctaattaTCCTTGCAGTTTTATGAAATGGTCAGAATATGAATTTGTTATAATagttgtgtatgttgatgatttgaatcATTAGCACTCTTAAAAAGCTTTCAAAAGTTGTCAGTGTTTGAAAAggtgaaaaggtcttggtaaaaaagaattttgttttgacctacagattgataatttgatgaatgaaatatttgtccatCAGTCAACATACACAGAAAACTTTTGATGCGATTTTATATGTGTAATTtacattcattgagtaccctaATGACTATGAGATCGCTGGATATAAATGATGAATCAGTTTGATCTCTAAAGAAGAATGAATAGCTTCTTGGTGATGATACTCCATATCTTAGTGCGCAATCAAGGCACTAGTGCATCTTGCTAACAATACTCGATCAAATATCAAGATTCAGTTCCTCTCCaacaaaaggacattgaaatggtgttaaAGTACACATTTGAATATCTTCGAAAGACCATAGACATGAGTTTATTCTATTTGAGGAATTCAAGTCAGAGCTGACTGGTTACATAGATgcaaaatatttatctgatctCCATAAAGTTCAGTCTCAAACACGCTATTTATTTAAATGTCGAGGCACAATAAATATCTTAGCAATCAATGAAGCAGACATTTGTAGCCCCCATGCAGAAATAATAACCTTTCATGAAGCAAGTTGAAAATGCATTTGGTTAAGAtcaatgacacaccatattcgAAAAATGTGTGATTTTTCGTTGAagaaagaatataccaaccacaatatACGAAGATAATCAACTGCAAATGAAAGTGTCCACAAGATGATTATTGATGTGAACAAGTTGAATAACCAATTTACTTGCAACAACGAGGTCATGACGAATAAAATGATATTCAATAATGTATTCTGCTAATCTCAAAGTCTAGTCATATTCACTAAATCAGAAAATGATATATCAGGATGAGTTCAACGATGTTCGTGAATGCAATTTGATCACAAAGGCActttcattattaatattagGAGTTGGTATATAAAATTGGATGACATCATCataagaaattaagtgatgttttgaTTAGGGAGTATgatacgcgttgcactctttttccatgcccgaggttttgtcccattttttttcctggcaaggtttttaatgaggcaacaaattaTGCGTATCagaagatatgtgtactcttttttttaTCACTAGAATTTTTCCCCACAGGGTTCTAGTAAAGTTTTAACGAAACACATTATCTATGGATATgtaagggggagtgttataaatcgaTTTAACTAAGTGAATTGTTCATTGaatatattcatgaattacttgaattcatatatgtatatttccAAGGTGATATGATCCATTATGGATAAACATATATCTATTAATATGATGACATTTGAAAGTGATGTCTCAACACCATAAATAAAgatatcactcaccatttgaagaatatacttaaatagaataaaaatctTCTCTGTTTTATcatacttctcttgtcttcttaatattttattgtaagtttatattttataacaacgggcatacattttttttaaaaaaattaatattaataatctcGCAAAGTTCAATGAAGTTTACTACcactatattttataatatttatttttttaaaattggtaaaatattaattaattgtttagtaaatttttttgttaattttttttcaagaagcttgtaaaaaaaagaggaagctggtactaatattttttttagagtaCATTTATTATCTGcttttataaaattaacgccattTTCTACTGTCGTCTTCTTTGTTCTTCCGTCTGTGCACAAAAAAGGGCGAGAATCAAAGGCCATCCTCAACACCATCCAGGTATTGATTCTGCCATTGCTGGGATTATAGTTAGGGTTTTCCTAAATCTtccatttttcttgaattgtcTGTTCTTCATATCAATCTCTTAACCACAGATCTGAAAACTTTGACCATCTGATTCCTTCATACCTGAATTTATTTGAGCAACTTCACAAATAGTGCTTATCGTTATTTGTTACTTTCATTTCGCACGAATTTGATGTTTCTAGGTTGTGTTCCCTGGaagaaacagaaaataaatcaaatgagaaagtgaaaacatttgtgtTAAGGGATATGGCGATTAACTAGTTAAaagtaagaatatttttaacccaaaaaaatgaaattgaatcAGAAAACGCTCGGCCATTAGCTGGAAATGGGGAAGCAGAAGGAAAGTACTGCTATGGAAATCGAGGATCAGAGTTCTATTCCTTCTGATCAGATCAGTAACCTTAAGTTCTCTGTCAATGGTACTCTCTCTCTCCTTCCTCAAAGGTTTATCCGCTAGTTCCTTTCTTCAATTGCATTGAAAATTTTGGAGATTTCACTGAATTTAGGTGCATTTTTCTAGTGTTACAGCTTTTAAAATCTGCTCAAATGCAGCATGGATTGAGATTCGGTGATTATGCTCGTTACAGGTGATTCCGACACATCCATGTTCCTTAAAACAATGAATATGTGATTTAGGTGTGATATGTTTTTGAGTGATTTTGGTGTTAAAGGTTTGAGAAAATTGGAATTTGCAGGAGGTATTGTACGGCTCGATTAAGGAGATTGTATAAATCACTCAAGTTTACTCACGGACGTTTGAAGTACACTAAGCGTTCAATTTCAGTAACTACGGTCACTGAAGTGAGGTGTGtgtatttgtattttgtttgtCATGTTTTGTATGGCTAGTATTTGCTTGGTTTATAATTTAAGTCATAGATTTGTTGAAAATTTAGGggttctttttagttttttggtTCTTTTAAGCAAGGGGACCCTAGCATGCCAGCACATATGGTAATGTGTTTGAAGATTGTATTTTATCAATACAGCAGCAAAAATTACCCATCACTAAAACTAATTAGGGTCGattatatgaattttctactTCTTGTTCAGTCCAAAAtttgactcttttcttttttagataATTGTGACCAGGGGCAAAGTCAGGATTTTCGTTGAGGGGGTTCGAAAcacgaagaaaaaaaatacgAAGAAGTCGAAGGGGGTTCAACATCTACTGTATActtacatatataataatagtaataatttgaACCATTTATAAATAGTGTTGTTTTCTGCTGAAAGGTTTAAATGAATTCCTGGACCCTTACTAGCTCCGCCTCTGATGGCGACGTCCAGGCCAGCTTGTGCATCACTAAACTATTTCACCACATACTTGCTAGCTCCCACTAGTAGAGTTACTTGTTAACTTCACCCACCCGGGTTTAGGCAATTgaaaagaaatcacctagtgtttcTCTGTGGAGATTTCAATCCAAGTCTCACATGTTTTTTCATCCCACTTCATTGACCTCTAGACTACACTTATTACTAAAATGATATATATCTAATCGTACTAAAAAAGGGATCAATTGAAAATTCATGCAGGCATTGCCTAGTGAAGGTTTGTCAGACTCAGAAAAAGGGATAAAAGAGAGGGAGCAGAAGAGTTTCTGCTGTATTGGGTTATTTTATTTAACAATTGTATGTTGGCAAGTCTAAACTAATAATTTGATGAAGCTATCATGACGCCCTTTTTGGAGCACTTGGGTGCATTTCTTGAGTGGATTTCTAAAAAGTTGACATGTTAAAGATCTAGTTCCTTGAAGAAGTATAAAGAGAGAattgttatacttttttttgtagTGTGATCTATACTTTCTGCGGATAATGCAGTCTATTGAATTATGAACAATCTACTCTGCCTAATATGAGTCATAATTTCTTTGTTATCTCTTGAACGTACAAAGTTGATCAATGCTTAACAATCTCAATGATTTACGCGTGTTGTAGGTTTCTTCACTTGGTTCTCTATACAGCTGAAAGAGCTTGGAGTCATGCTATGGAAAAGAAAACATTGCCTGATGGACCAAATGCACGCCAAAGAAGTTATCTGATTGGTCGGTTGAGAAAGGCGGTTAAATGGGCTAGTCTTTTCCAGGAATTATGTTCCATCAAGGGAGATTCGAGAACATCTTTAGAAGCGGAGGTATGCTTTTCTTGTGTCATGATTCTCATATACATGGCAATGTGCTTGCTCATGAGAGCATTTGAGTTTAGTCATTAGACCAAACCTTCATTCAATACGACCCCTGAGGTTCTGCCAGAGGTGTTGAGTTGTTGATCTTCTCAAAatgctttttctttttatacttGAAGTctctttgttcattttcttttgattaggATCATCTTTCTGAAATACATTGAGTCAGGGAAAGGTATCTTGTAGGTTTTTTTCCTGCTGAAAGAGGTCTTAGACTAGGAGACCCTTTCTCCTCTTTCCTGTTTATCATTGCCATGGAAGGGTTGGACAGTTTGATGAGGAGAGCTTCTCTAAACAACTGGATTAGGGGTTTCAGAATAAAAAACAGGGTTTTGAAGTGATGGATATGACTCATTTATTGTATGCAGATGACACAATaattttttgtgaagaagagCAGGAACAACTCTGTCACATCAGAATGACAGAATTATTCTGGTATTTTTTGAGGCATGCTCTGGACTTAAGGTGAACTGGAGAAAAAGTAGCATTTTTCCTATTGAAGAGGTCCAACAGATTTCAAGCTTTGTCCAATATATTGAAGTGCAAGATAGAGAGGTTGCCTACAATTTATCTAGGTTTGCCATTGGGTGCTAAGCATAAAGCGATTAGCATCTAGGATGGTAGTATACTAGAAAAATCGGAGAGGAGACTGACACTTTGGAAATCTCAATATCTATCCTTGGGGGGAAGAGTAACTTTGATTAATTCTGCTTTAGACTCTTTGCCAACATGTGTGATGTCACTTTTTCCCATTCCCGGCAAAGTAGTCAAAGCTATAGACTCATTGAGGATTTGGAAGTGGGATTAGAAGAGAATATTAAAGAGGAGAGAGCTGCTTgtaaatgatgattttattatgaGGGGAAACCCTCTTTTTATACAAGAAAAACTTACTACTTTGGCCAAGTGGCCGACACATTCTACTATTCTACTTACACATGGCCCTTTTTTATTTTGGCCGAcgcaagaaaacaaaagacttttttttttcataaagttACTTTTCTAAAAGTAACTTTTGACTAAGTCTATACTTGACTTAGACGTTTATTTTACAGCTAATAATGAAAAAACTTTACATATCTTTTCTGATGTCTATCTCATCTTTCTCCTATCTTTTCTTGCAAGCTGTCTGGCTTTCTTTATTCGAATAGGACTTCGGGGATAGTATCATCTCCTTCGTTACATTTCGAGCATATGTGTTCTTGGAGTAGTTTTTTCCATAGCTCCTAAGCTTGTACCTGCAATATTAACAACGTTGTGGGTTTTAAGGAGTTTCCCAACGTCTCCTTCTAGCTCTGGCTGTTTACCGTCTGCCGAACGACGTAGCTCCGCATGTttatagtcatgctgctgacttatAGCTTTAGACTTCAGTATCTCTTCATTAGTCTCTAGCTTTTGTACTCTCAAGCCTATACTGTCCACTTTTGTGCAAAGTGTAGTTAAGGTTTTGAGTATATTTTCCATTGGATTatcttgttaaaaaaaaaaagtcttttcGTATTCTTGTGTCGGCCAAAATAAAAAGGGCCATGTGTAAAGTAGAATAGTAGAATATGTCGGCCACTTGGCCAAAGTAGTAAAAGTCTTTTGTATTCTTGTGTCGGCCAAAATAAAAGGGCCATGTGTAAAGTAGAATAGTAGAATGTGTCGGCCACTTGACCAAAGTAGCAAGTTTTTCTTGTATAAAAAGAGGGCTTTCCCTCATAATAAAATCATCCTTTACAAGCAGCTCTCTCCTCTTTAATATTCTCTTCTAATCCCACTTCCAAATCCCGCTTATACAACTATTGGGATGGCGGTTCAACAGAGCAAAAGATATGGGGGTTTGGGAGTAAGAAACCTTAAAATACACAACAACTGACTTACCAAATGGTTGTGGAGATACAATTTGGATGATCAAGCTCTATGGAAGGAACTCATTCAACAGAAGTATGGTCAGAAAGATCAATGGTGTTGAGAGGAAACATATGGTGTGGGAGTATGGAGGACTATAAGAAACCTATGGCTGGCTTTCAAAGACAATGTAAGGATAAAGGTTGGTCGAGGAAATAAGGCCTTGTTTTGGAAGGAAGACTGGACAGGTCAAGGGTCCTTGGAAAATTTGTTCCCTGGGTTGTTTTCCATTTGCCTGAATCCTGACAGCAAAATACAAGAGGTTTGGTCCCTAAAAGGATGGAATTTGCTCTTAAGGAGATTTCTTAATGATTGGGAAATAGAGTGGGTATCGGATATGCTAGCTTTGATTGGAGATTTTCCTGGCACAAATCTGGAAACAGATAAATTGCTATGGAGGCATCATACTGATGGCTAATTCTATGTGGACAGAATGTATAAAAGGGATCTAGCCACAAGTGCAGGGAAGAAATCAGGGCCATGGATTGCTATATGGAAGAGTTTAGCCCCTACTAAGGTGAAGTGTTTCACTTGGTTGTTAACTAGGAGAGCTTGCCTGACACATAATGAACTTCAAAAGAGGGGAAAAATTATTGCCTCAAGATGTTATCTTTGTAAAGAGGCTCTAGAAACCAGCAATCATCTTGTTCTCCACTGCAAAGTAACAACACAAGTATGGGCTCTATTCACCAATATAAAGAGCCTAAATTGGATTATGCCAGAACATACAACAGACCTACTAAGTTGTTGGGTCAAAAGGGGAGGTAGTAAGAGCCAGAGGAGGTGGTGGAGAACAGTACCTGCTTGTATCTGGTGGATCATTTGGAAGGAGAGAAATCGGAGAATTTTTGTAGGGAAGAATGCACTATAGAGAAGATTAAGTGGAAAGTAATTACCACTTTAggtttttggtgtaaagaaatgaaaatagaagaagaaattcaacTAGTGGATTGCATAGGAGCTTTGTAAGTAGTCCTGTTTTTTCTTTGTTGGTTTTTCTATGTAACTAACACTTTTGGTGGTGGCCAGCATAGCCCTTAATGCTGAGGAATACAAtgttaccagtttcaaaaaaaaaaaaaagggaaagggAACTCATGCCACTAATGTGTAGTGGTGGCAGGGAAGTCATTCGGTCCTTTAGATCAACCATGTTATAGATTTTGGTTGATAAGTTTGATTAACATGTTAGCATCTTATGACTTCAAATTATACTGAAAGAAACAGATTCTTGTGTGACTTATTTCTCTATTTGCCTTTCAAACTTCGGTTTTATCAGtgctaaaactgaatttacttCACTCGCAAGGGTGACCGATTTGGTTGAGCATGGGATCTCCCAAATGGGGGGCATCAGGTTCGAACCTCCCTGCATTCTTTCTTGGTCTAGCTTGTCACACGGGTCTGCCTAGCACAGATTTCCTCTCCTGTTGTTTTTGCCTGTATAGATTTTTTGCTTCTATTCTGTTTTATTCTTAGTTAAGTCATCAGTGATTCTTATAAATTGTAGATCTTTTGAGACAATCTTTCCTCTTGTGGTTTTAGTTTTACCTTGTCGTGCACCTGTAAGCGGATAAAACCCAAACAGATATTATTACTATGAAAATTCATCAAAGTATAACTATTTTTCAAATACTGGCCGCACTTACCACAatcatctttaatttcttaATGGAACTGGCTTTGAAGCTTACATAGTGGAGTTGTCTTGTACTTGCTAATGACTTCATAAATTGAGTAAGTTCCCAAGTGTTAGAATCCTTGTCTAGGTAAAGTtaccttaaaaaaaaaaaagaatcctTGTCTACATAGTAGCTGTACTCTTGGAAGGATAAAACAAACTAATCCTAGTGACTTACTTGGATAGAAAGGATAAAAGCAAAGCAAAGAGCTTCATTTGGATGACAATTAGGGGGTTAAACTTGCTGCTGAAATTCTGAGGAAAAGAAAGATAACTATATTAGCTGGTGTTATATGTGTAAATGCTCGAGAGTCGAGAGAAAACTTGGTCCACTTGTAGCTACATTGGAAGGTTGTCAGTCAATTGTGATGTACACGGGACAGTAGTGAATCAGTTCGAGTATAGTCATTAATGTTGGCTATGGTCAAGGATGTGACATTTAGCTACTCTCACAGCTGATGAAAAAATGTAGATCCTTTTCTATTATTCCGGTTCTAAAATGGTCTAAAAGATGCCTATTTCCATTAATCTATCTGCCCTTTTGTGTGGCTAATCATTTACCTGACCCAGTGTATCAACTTTGTTCCTTAATGAGAACTTATTACAATGTAAAATCTGTTTATCTTCATATAATTGGTATTGCCTTTCACCTTGCCTTTTGGAACCTTGCCTGTATATGTTGGTGGTAGAACAGAGAATCAAATGTAAAGAATCATATCATGTTTTTGACTCTCTACTTTTTAATGTACTACTTTTATGTGGGAGAATTTAGGATgattagtaaaattatttaccttgtgaaaaaaatattgaatcaaACTTAGAAGATCTGCAAATTGTcaacatacttttttttttctggagATTTTGCATAGACGATAGTTAATTAATCTGAATATCTGAACACCCTGATCATCCCATTCCTTCTCTAATCATATCCTTTTAGCATTGTTATGATTTTCTTTCATGCTCTTGTGTAGATGGGGTATTTCATTTTGTGTTTCAATGCTTAAAGCGACTAATAGTTTTAATTACTGACACAAATCTTCTAGAGTTTGCCTTTGTAGTGTAATTTAGCAATCTTGTTTCCTGATCTGCAGGCTTATGCTGCATACATGAAAGGGAGTTTATTGTttgaaaaagatcaaaattgGGACGTTGCTCTAAAGTGTTTCAAAAGTGCCAGGTACCGTAGTCTTTATGGAGATGTATACTAATCTATTGCTGACATTATAATGGCCAGAGTGTGTAGTTTGTTTCCAAATAATATCCAGGGATGAAGTTTTGGAATAATCTCTTCATTCTGCTCGCTATATCCGCTTCTCTTATTTGAATTATACTATTGTTTCAACAAGGTCCTGAATTCTCGCTTATCTCTTATTTGGATAGGGCTGTGTATGAGGAACTTGGAAAATATGGGGATCTAGAGAACCAAGTATTGTGCCGTGAGCGAGTTGAGGAAGTAGAACCTAGTATCAGATATTGCTTACACAAGATTGGTGAGTCTAACTTACAAACTTCTGAACTCGTTTCCATCGGTGAAATTGAAGGGCCTGCACTGGACCTTTTCAAAGCAAAGTTGGAGGTGAGCTGTCATTTCTAAGTGTATCTACAATTCACCTGATAAAATAAAAGTGTGTATGGTTTACacgcattatttttttttgtataataatgCTTCCATTGTACTCCTTGGTGCTGTCTTTCTCAagatctttcttattttttttaaagaatgagTTTGTAGGATGATTTGCTCCTAATTGATctatcacttttttttctttgttaacaGGCTGCTATGGCAGAGGCAAGATCTCAGCAGGCTGCATCTATGACAGAATTTCATTGGCTTGGAAATAGATTTCCAATTTCAAATGCAAAGACACGTGTGTCCATCCTGAAAGGTATGTTTACTTTATGCAAAAGGTTGCACTTTGAAAAACGCACCAATAGTCAACTTACTGGAGCTAACATTAGGAATTTTTGTCTCTTGAGTTTGGAATTGTTCCAGTCTACTATTTTCAACCAAATTTTGTTCCTTCAACCTTGTTTTAGATTTTGGTCTGCATACTTGTGTTCTTTGTTCAACAGGGCATTTCTAGGAGTTCCTTGATATTTTCCACTTAGCTTTTGGATGTCTATACTTGAAATCCTTGTAGGCTGCAGAGCACTCTCTATGACCCTTGTGAGTTGTCTTCTAATGTTAATGATGTTCACAGTTGCAGATTTGCATGTCTAGTCCCTGCAACAGTCATGAGGAATATAACAGAGTATAAAATATGTGACAAAATGAGGCAAACCAAAACTTGAAGGAATTGTCCACTAGGAATGCCATGTTATACAATGCAACAAGTCAGTAATCTTACAATGAATAAAGTACACAGATGCATGTATTATAATGTATTATACCTAAAAAAGTTTGCATCAACATTGTTGATTTTGCAAACTTGAGTGGGAAATGCTAATTTTCACTGGCTTTAACTTGAACGCTCgtaatttagttttaaatttctcCTCATTTTTGCACCTCTAGTGAAATTCTCCATTTGTTtcatttatgtgacactttttccTTATTAGTTTGTTCCAAAAAAAACAGACACCTTTCTATACTTGCACACAAGTTGACTTTAAACTTCTCATTTTACCCGTAATGACATGCATTTATAACCACAAAAATATCATTGcatgtattaaaattaaaacgagaagatctaaaaaaatattctttcttaTACTTCGTTCGTAGTTGAACACTTAacacataaattgaaatggagggagtaacTTTTAACCACTTTGTGTTTTGGTCAAGTAATTGCATATTTGCATATCTGCCTTTAAAACATCACGTTGGTTAGCTTTATTTCAAGCTTATATTATACACTGTACCATTCAATCAGCCCAGGAACTGGAGAAAGATATCCATGGTTCAGCTGCTGATTCTCTTCCAGCAGAGAAGAAACTTGTGTTATATGACAAAATATTTGCCGCATATCACGAAGCCAGGAGCTGCATCCGGAATGACCTGGTGAGTGACTACTCCTTATATTACATTATTGTAGCTGGCTCTTGGAAATTTCAAGTTgatcttgatatatattgcataaatcaaattgaaagtcCTGAATTTGTTCATCTTATACACATGGTTCGTCTTTTAGGTTACGGC
This window of the Solanum pennellii chromosome 2, SPENNV200 genome carries:
- the LOC107011755 gene encoding signal recognition particle subunit SRP68-like isoform X1: MGKQKESTAMEIEDQSSIPSDQISNLKFSVNVLQLLKSAQMQHGLRFGDYARYRRYCTARLRRLYKSLKFTHGRLKYTKRSISVTTVTEVRFLHLVLYTAERAWSHAMEKKTLPDGPNARQRSYLIGRLRKAVKWASLFQELCSIKGDSRTSLEAEAYAAYMKGSLLFEKDQNWDVALKCFKSARAVYEELGKYGDLENQVLCRERVEEVEPSIRYCLHKIGESNLQTSELVSIGEIEGPALDLFKAKLEAAMAEARSQQAASMTEFHWLGNRFPISNAKTRVSILKAQELEKDIHGSAADSLPAEKKLVLYDKIFAAYHEARSCIRNDLVTAANSENVKDELSGLDKAIGAILGQRTIERNQLLVKIAKSKLNKVRDDKNEKVTKPEELVRLYDLLLQNTADLSDLVSSGRDRKIEEVALAEECELKSMVFRAERCFYLAKSYSSAGKRTEAYALYSRARSLADAALMKLQSANAADQVMIKELRTLYNESRSNSCAEHARGIMEEEKAPENLSKKISNISLNGTDKKMEKLLMEKLDTYESAVGEANMKVVPRIETFPPAFQPVARNPIVLDLAYNLIEFPSLDSRMKKDKKGFISRFWG